A single region of the Micropterus dolomieu isolate WLL.071019.BEF.003 ecotype Adirondacks linkage group LG18, ASM2129224v1, whole genome shotgun sequence genome encodes:
- the prr13 gene encoding proline rich 13, with protein MWPNQGPPPPVGPLNPAYPPGYNPSAPAGGFPQPPPPYAGYPAGQYPAGMNPAMVPNAPPGAMPYGAPGAHPYPMAPGGYPVVPPAGVHPGPYPHSPKGGHHKGHHKGHHHGGVDPITGMLAGGVHGHKAEKKMKKKMKKAHKHGHHKHGKSSSSSSSSSSSSD; from the exons ATGTGGCCAAATCAAG GTCCTCCACCTCCAGTTGGTCCACTAAACCCTGCCTACCCTCCAGGCTACAACCCTTCAGCTCCAGCAGGAGGCTTCCCTCAACCTCCTCCACCATACGCAGGGTACCCAGCTGGCCAATACCCAGCTGGTATGAACCCTGCCATGGTACCAAATGCACCTCCGGGGGCGATGCCTTATGGAGCTCCAGGAGCTCATCCTTATCCCATGGCTCCAGGTGGATATCCAGTAGTccctcctgcaggtgttcaccCAGGTCCATACCCACACTCTCCAAAAGGGGGTCACCATAAAGGCCACCACAAAGGTCATCATCATGGAGGGGTAGATCCCATAACAGGAATGTTAGCTGGAGGAGTGCATGGGCATAAAGCCGAGaaaaaaatgaagaagaagatgaagaaagcACATAAGCATGGGCATCACAAACATGGCAAG tcctccagcagcagcagcagtagcagcagtagcagtgaCTGA
- the LOC123986900 gene encoding galectin-3-like, with translation MWPNQGPPPPVGPLNPAYPPGYNPSAPAGGFPQPPPPYAGYPAGQYPAGMNPAMVPNAPPGAMPYGAPGAHPYPMAPGGYPVVPPAGVHPGPYPHSPKGGHHKGHHKGHHHGGVDPITGMLAGGVHGHKAEKKMKKKMKKAHKHGHHKHGKVRMSYTM, from the exons ATGTGGCCAAATCAAG GTCCTCCACCTCCAGTTGGTCCACTAAACCCTGCCTACCCTCCAGGCTACAACCCTTCAGCTCCAGCAGGAGGCTTCCCTCAACCTCCTCCACCATACGCAGGGTACCCAGCTGGCCAATACCCAGCTGGTATGAACCCTGCCATGGTACCAAATGCACCTCCGGGGGCGATGCCTTATGGAGCTCCAGGAGCTCATCCTTATCCCATGGCTCCAGGTGGATATCCAGTAGTccctcctgcaggtgttcaccCAGGTCCATACCCACACTCTCCAAAAGGGGGTCACCATAAAGGCCACCACAAAGGTCATCATCATGGAGGGGTAGATCCCATAACAGGAATGTTAGCTGGAGGAGTGCATGGGCATAAAGCCGAGaaaaaaatgaagaagaagatgaagaaagcACATAAGCATGGGCATCACAAACATGGCAAGGTGAGAATGAGTTACACCATGTAA